The Vicia villosa cultivar HV-30 ecotype Madison, WI linkage group LG1, Vvil1.0, whole genome shotgun sequence genome includes a region encoding these proteins:
- the LOC131599325 gene encoding NAC domain-containing protein 35, whose translation MAIAGGAATSSPTITMSLSNTNSHEDGTSNSNDNNIITKPTPTSATAIVDDDHEHDMVMPGFRFHPTEEELVEFYLRRKVEGKRFNVELITFLDLYRYDPWELPALAAIGEKEWYFYVPRDRKYRNGDRPNRVTTSGYWKATGADRMIRTENFRSIGLKKTLVFYSGKAPKGIRTSWIMNEYRLPQHETERYQKGEISLCRVYKRAGVEDHPSLPRCLPITRPSSIPSSSRNSEKNKQNETLGIGFVVGQSAKIIDNNHQIVNKMDANNNSSGGDCSSDQVTTALGLSKYNNNTNPIYSPEEEEQLMMMQQQQQQQQQQPRQLVQYAGGNSLLVSACGGGGSIFPVSATSASCSNNGSSSTSAAMMMDDLNRLVSYQQQQYCYNVQSHSNPNPNHLSNLLMQPMSLPNQLPTTFPDRLWDWNPIPEDHNHNHPNSNTSNFKLFF comes from the exons ATGGCAATAGCAGGAGGAGCAGCAACATCATCACCAACCATAACCATGAGCTTGAGCAACACCAATAGTCACGAAGATGGAACTTCTAATTCCAACGATAACAATATAATTACAAAACCTACACCAACATCAGCAACAGCTATAGTTGATGATGATCACGAGCATGACATGGTCATGCCAGGCTTTCGTTTCCATCCTACTGAAGAAGAACTCGTTGAATTCTACCTTCGCCGTAAGGTTGAGGGAAAACGTTTCAACGTTGAGCTTATCACTTTTCTCGATCTTTATCGCTATGACCCTTGGGAACTTcctg CTTTGGCGGCGATTGGAGAGAAGGAGTGGTACTTTTATGTGCCTCGAGATCGAAAGTATAGAAACGGTGATCGGCCTAATCGTGTAACAACTTCCGGTTATTGGAAAGCTACCGGAGCTGATAGGATGATTCGAACTGAAAATTTCCGTTCAATTGGACtgaagaaaaccctagttttttaTTCTGGTAAAGCTCCTAAAGGTATAAGAACTAGTTGGATTATGAACGAGTATCGCTTACCACAACACGAAACCGAACGATATCAAAAG GGTGAGATATCGTTATGCCGTGTGTACAAGAGAGCTGGAGTTGAAGATCATCCTTCTCTTCCTCGATGTCTTCCGATCACGAGACCTTCCTCGATTCCGTCGTCGTCGAGAAACTCCGAGAAGAATAAACAGAATGAAACATTGGGAATAGGATTTGTTGTTGGACAATCAGCAAAGATAATTGATAATAATCATCAAATAGTTAACAAAATGGATGCAAACAACAATAGCAGTGGTGGTGATTGTAGTTCAGATCAAGTCACAACAGCTCTTGGTTTATCCAAATACAACAACAATACTAATCCAATTTACAGTCCAGAAGAAGAGGAACAATTGATGATGATGCAACaacagcagcaacaacaacagcaacaacctAGGCAATTAGTACAATATGCAGGAGGAAACTCATTGTTAGTTTCTGCCTGTGGTGGCGGTGGTTCTATTTTCCCTGTCTCGGCTACATCGGCGAGCTGTTCTAACAACGGTTCGAGTTCGACAAGTGCTGCAATGATGATGGATGATCTTAACAGGCTTGTGAGTTATCAGCAACAGCAATACTGTTACAATGTTCAAAGCCATTCCAATCCAAATCCTAATCATTTGTCTAATTTGCTTATGCAACCAATGTCTCTACCAAATCAACTACCAACGACATTCCCTGACAGACTGTGGGACTGGAATCCAATTCCTGAAgatcataatcataatcatcCCAACAGTAACACCAGCAACTTCAA GTTGTTTTTCTAA